A window of Castanea sativa cultivar Marrone di Chiusa Pesio chromosome 1, ASM4071231v1 contains these coding sequences:
- the LOC142624643 gene encoding uncharacterized protein LOC142624643: protein MTIPLLCFTSSTTPLFPIIPTTTPFLPSLSKLSHKNHNRLMKKKMSKKLRSCRAEFANDAPFAAAIGACMLTSLLLPVTDGDGTEDSDNYDSVFGLSDTRFSVMGIISFIPYFNWLSWVFAWLDTGKRRYVVYSLVYLAPYIRSNMSLSLEESWLPIASIVFCIVHIQLEASIKNGDIQGFNIFSNAVKQFPSMTSQQDHSKGHEGISEEGRKAENINLPPAEEESRNEIPRWEVPKRPSGDQERSNEDGYDDEERKH, encoded by the exons ATGACGATCCCTCTACTGTGCTTTACTTCCTCAACCACTCCTCTCTTCCCAATAATACCCACTACTACTCCCTTCTTACCTTCTCTATCCAAACTCTCTCACAAAAACCATAACCgg ctgatgaagaagaagatgagtaAGAAGTTGAGGTCGTGTAGAGCTGAGTTCGCAAACGACGCGCCGTTCGCCGCTGCAATCGGTGCTTGTATGCTCACTTCACTGCTTCTTCCGGTAACCGACGGTGATGGTACGGAGGATAGTGATAACTACGACTCGGTGTTTGGTTTGTCCGATACCAGGTTCTCGGTTATGGGGATCATAAGCTTTATCCCTTACTTTAATTGGCTG AGTTGGGTGTTTGCTTGGCTTGACACTGGGAAGAGGCGTTATGTGGTATATTCACTTGTGTACTTGGCACCATATATAAG GTCAAATATGTCACTGTCGCTAGAGGAGAGCTGGCTGCCAATTGCTAGCATTGTATTCTGCATAGTTCACATTCAG CTGGAAGCAAGCATAAAAAATGGAGATATTCAgggatttaatatttttagcaatGCTGTAAAGCAGTTTCCGTCAATGACTAGTCAGCAAGATCATTCAAAGGGGCATGAAGGAATTTCTGAGGAG GGGAGGAAAGCAGAGAACATTAATCTGCCACCTGCTGAAGAAGAATCAAGAAATGAGATTCCGCGGTGGGAGGTTCCCAAAAGGCCCTCAGGTGATCAGGAACGCTCGAATGAAGACGGCTATGATGATGAGGAGAGAAAACACTAA